Genomic segment of Schistocerca piceifrons isolate TAMUIC-IGC-003096 chromosome 1, iqSchPice1.1, whole genome shotgun sequence:
ACAAGATAATCATACGAGGAACGAACCTCGAGACGCCAAACTGTTGTAACACGTCAAATATAAGCAATGCAGTTCATACCGGGTTGTATAAGAAATTGGAACTCTTCCTGTACAGAGAGTGAGTCAGGAATAAAGGTACATTGTCTGAGGGATGGTACTATTGGCGATTTTGAACAAAAAACTACGTACATGCACCTCTTTCCGAATGGTTCccaaaataaaacacatttaatgtacattgttagtAGTCTGTATTATTCAGTACAGTGCCATTGTTAACAATGTACTGCAGCTGTGTACTCAAGACGAACTATTTCATATGGGACACTTGTGATCTAGCAAGTTAGGAAATTACCTCAAATTGGTCAACAAGAAttacctaagctacagcgcatgcacaTTCCGCGAGATTTTCGATATTCTCTCCGTCTCCTCGCACAAACTGCCAGCCCAACAGAAAAAATTAATGGGACTTTtactgcaggaaatttaatgtaatttaattttgtgctgtgagaggttttcgctagaggccacggttttcgagttatcaaGAAATCGTACAAAACTTACTTTCTGTCTTTGGAACCATTTGGAATGGGACACACGTCCATATGAATATAGTCTGTTGAGAATTACCAACACTATCACTTCTCAAAGCATACACCTATccttctgactcaccctgtatgtcagAGAGAACAACTGTGCTAATGTTCTGCCACAAAAGTTTTTGTATATAAAATTAATTCACGTGGTTTCTATTGTAATCAACAGTCTAATTTCAGCCCAATGGTAATGGCGCTGAAAGGAATAGTACAAGTGTAGTCAAAATGGCAAAGTGCTACAGAATAACATGGCAGgtcagtaaattaaattgcatttgATTGTATCTATAAAAATTTTATTGACGTGTGTCCAGCCTTACATCAGTAGTTAACATCAAACTGAAACATTAATCTCTCAGACGTTTCCATACATCACTGCATTctattaacaataatttttttcagttaaaaaCGTTGTAGATAATATGAGCTTAAGAATAACTGGAAGTCAGTAACTCTAAAACTAAGATAGTCTGTATTGCAAAAGGTGACTTATTTGCCATTCATTGGCTAACAGTTACAAACATTTGAGGTGAAATTTCGTCCGTCAAGTCATATGTGAGATCAGAGGAATTGGACTGTGTTGTTATATTGGAATTTTTCTGTGCCTCCATGAGCTACTGAGATTGAATATAGGGTTCTGCGGATATATTTTAATTATGAGGTAATTGCAGATTCCTAGATGCAACGTGATATCACAAAGTAGTTATTCAACATTGTGAAGATACTTTGTCTGGCCATATGAAATTACGTATGACGGTTTACCACTGTGCATGGTAGCACCAAAAAATTTGCTAATTTCACACATGTTATGCACTTTGAGTAATTGTATAAGATTGGGTTGCATTCAGATCTTTGAAGGATTAATGACTTGCAGTTTTCCACATTATTTTTGGAAGTAGAAATAGAGAGGTAGGTACAGTCAACCTAATTGACACGCACGAGTTCGGGTTTTGCATACGTGTAGATCGGTGCACCGGCAGGATGCAGGTCCTGGTAATGAAAGCGCGCCAGGTATCCAGGGGTGAGCGCTGGCTGCTGCAGGGCAGACAGTTCACTGGAGGCGGCGCGCTGTTGCTGCTGTGGGGCGGCAGCTGTGGGGGCGGGCCCGTGGGCGTAGGCGATGCGCTGCAGGCGGCCGTCTGGCTGCAGTACGTAGTACACGCCGCTCTCCTCCGCCTCACGCAGTGCCCCGTTGCGGCCACCGGCGAACCCAAACTGAGGGTAAgttagtgtttgttatgtgctggGATTCAGAAATAACACGCTGCTCAGATTTATTTCTAGCTGTAGTACCCGGTaaggtatattttttttttattcctcacACAATCACTTATTATAATAGAGTCTTTTAACAACTTTTCTTATCTCTAGACCACACTTGTATTTTCCCAACAACACCTTACGCATTTCGACTTTCCATCATTTTCGAAGGTAGTGCTACGTCAgtcataaaattgttcattagatacaaAAGTATCAAGTGCAGTTTGCCCTTGTGACTGAGAATCTtgacgtgatacaatgtatctaGTGAACAGTTCTGTACGACTAACATAACGTTGCTTCTGGACATGAAGGACAGATGAAACGCCTAAGGTGTTGTTGGAAAAATACAGGTGTGGTCAACACAAGAATAGCTATTTTCGTCTCACAGCATTTTCGTGCAAATTTCAGCTATCATACAAACATTACCGGTCCTGGCAATCAAAGATCATCAGATGCAACGAGCGGCATTTGATAAACAAGTGTTCATGCTTTGTCACTTGTTCATCAATAGCCGCCACTATCATCTGAAGATGGTCTttggtggtcgaaaccggttatgatTGTATCACAAAGAAGTGactgtgtcaaaaataaaaactaatagctcacaatacgtcagtcaccatTTCCATAAATGGAATGTCATTTTTTCCATTTAACCCAGGTGTATGAAGACGATTGTTAACTACTTACATGTATTTTAGTGTTGAACGAGTACATAATTTAGCTTAGCTATAATCACCAGGTGACCTCTAAAATGAGTAGGAGTCAGTATTGCAAGAAACAATTTCACCCAGAATCATGACCATTTTCGTTAATATCTTTTTTCAAAAATAGATTAGCTTGACATGGAGCTCAATCACTTACTTTCTCTCGTCAGGATTTTCTGTCAGTCGGTCACTATCAAAACGttttcggccatagcctttgtGATACAATCAAGATTGTCACTCCAATATTTTCCTTACCGACATACAGGATTTAAGTACAGATATTGTGATTGTTGGTACCTTAATAGGCACCCTCTTCAGTGCATTAGCTGTTTTTCCTCTTCATCTAAcagctcctcctccctctcccccctccccccctcccacaaacATGTAACACAATTTACTACCTGATCTTTGCTGCACAGTCATAACTCcatcactaagtggactacacctgtcgaTATAGACTCACCCTTTTTGCGCCCGTGCATCCACACTTCAAAACCTAATCTGCTTTCTAGGGAAAACAAGCATTAATAACTTGCTCATGCCACATcttcttggaggtactaaccaacctaaaaatcaACCACTccaaatagctataattattagcgtATGAATgaggtaaatactgatgtaacgttgtttAGGTCACTGTCCTCAGTGATcaataaaagtatctgcacttatacccctaacacactGTATATGTAAAGACTGGAGAATAACATTTGGACAATTGGTTCATTTTCTGGAAAGTCACGTGGTTCTGAGCGGCTACCGTGTCATCAGCTGTCATTTGACATAATTCGTATGTTATAAAAGGAGGGGAGGAATTGGGGTCATCAAATCTCTCTGCTGCTATTGATAGCTTTCCAGAACTTGGCGTCACTACAACTCATTGAAGCAGCGCCTTAGTTAACCTCATATGAAGGCAGAAAAGCTGATAGTTCAGATATGGAGACTGCACACCAGATGTCTGCACAGTAAAATTAGCAGTGATGTGTTTCCCCAGTCATTTCTTAAGCAAATATGGCGGGAGACTTACATCTGCCGAAACATAAAGGGTATACTGAAAATTTTTCCAGCAAGAAACCTGTCGGACTTCCATTCTTCTGACATTTCGTAACAACGTTCTTTCTCACACTTCTGTAGAGTTACTCATATAATTTGAATTTTACGTGTATATTTACAATTTATATGTACACATACATTACTTGGCATTGGCTATAGGGAACTAAAGAAATTGACTGTGGTAGACTTCATACAGGACACTTTCAGATAATAAAAAAACGCTACTTGCTAATTTAATAGAGGAGTGACTGGCGGTAGAAGCAATACTATTCGAGACGAAAATATATCTCAATTCTTAGTTAACAAAACTAAAGAGTGCAAGTGGCGTAGTAGCTccataaatatttttatatgtcaAAGAACTACAGATGTACCTGTTGCCGTGTCACTGATTGGAGTTTAGAAGTGTGGTAACAAGTAACGTGCAGATCCTACTTTAACACAGATATATTAATTGAAGATAGAGTTTTTAATGTAGACATATTTTCCAACCAATTATGAGTGAATAAATTACGTGCTAGATTTTTCCCGTTAAAGACATTTCGATTATTATCAAATAATCATCCTTAGGGACTTGAAATCGATTCCAATATGAAGAACTCTACTATACTTTTCCATGCCTTCCGGTAGTCCCCAGTAGTACACAATCTACATGTTTTCTAACGTCTTCCAACCGCCTTCCATTATATCGTCGTGGCGTTTCCTTACGGCATGAAATCTAGCACATAATTTCCTCTACGCTCATCCGCCTCTGAACGTCTTTTTTCCAATCGTCCTCGAGCCACGATGACGTTTGGGATCACCGTGGCACGTACGCCAGTACGGCTAAAATTCAGGGTTTTACCCGCCTTCCGCCCCAGTAATTGGAGAGGCCCAGACTGATTTTAGTTTTTGTGTGTTGCAAGAGAGATTGCACATCTGATTCCGTTTTTAATGCGACATGTTCACCTATTTTTTCTGAACACCACAACTATCACTACTATGTAGTTATTTTTACGGATGTGTCGAAACatggggattctgttggttgctccgTGGCTTTCCCGGATCCTGTCCTCAAGGTTCGACTGCCTCAAGCGTTTATTGTTCAAATGggtgaaatggctctgatcactatgggacttaactgctgtggtcatcagtcccttagaacttagaactacttaaacctaactaacctaaggacatcacatacatccatgcccgaggcaggattcgaacctgcgaccgtagcggtcacgcggctccatactgtagcgcctagaaccgcacgtccactccggccagCCAAGCGTTTAATTTCTTtggtgcagaattgtctgcgatcttccAGTAATTGGAGCAGACAAGACGTCACtgcagtgctaaatttcttgtctgttccgattctgtAAGTGCCCTTCACTCGTTGAACGATTTGTATCCAACAGATAAAGTAGTACAGACCATCCACGATACCTTCCTCTAACTACAACGACTGTGGAaggaggtggctttctgctgggtaccagacCACATCGGCATTTCTGGGAACTAAAGGGCAtatctagcagccaaggaggcgtgtttCGATCCGCAGCTATTTCAGTGTACCATCGTACCATCCCCCTACATCCTATCATCTTGCTATTGAGCTCAACTGTCTTCCATCGGTGGGagaatgagtggctggaagtgatctCCAATAAGCTCCGTTTAGCAAAGTCTACAACTTCAAGCCACGTAGACTGGACGAGGTTTCCCTCACTCGTCTTCGTATAGACCACAGCCCCATGACACATAGTCTCTTGCTCCGGCGAGAGAACCctcctgttgtgtctagacaagacagcctagacagaatgagaggaagccgaaaggcacgcgctaagttaaagcaggatggcgtgacgtctgaaacaggatacgtaatgaatgctataaagaaaagtacgtagcttctggaatacttaactataatccatccttttggtacatctggagattgtggcgatacaagtgagactctatagatacatgcaatgttactaatggcgccttgctaggtcgtagccattgacttagctgaaggctattctaactatctgctcggcaaaggagcgaggcttcgtcagtgtagtcgctagctacgtcgtccgtacaactggggcgagtgctagtccgtatcgcgagacctgccttgtggtggcgctcggtctgcgatcacacagtggcgacacgcgggtccgacatgtactaatggaccgcggccgatttaaaactaccgcctagcaagtgtggtgtctggcggtgacaccacacctccaatgtgtggtgcttgtggcgtacagatcactgtgcgcATTTGTTTTAGTGGACTGCGTTTTGCCGGTGCATCTTCAATCTCTTTTAGGTAATAAACAAACGAATGTCGTTAGAGTTTtacagttttgtgaattgtccagtattttttactaatatttttagGAGAGGGTTTTAATTCGctcacagggtgactggctcaatcatattttacgtaagtgACCAGCCAGTGAGAATTTCCTGTGGTGTCCTTTCATCTCCTTTCTCGTTTTTCTTATATTTTAGTCTCCTGTATAGCATCTTTGATCTTTTCCCGCTGTCTTAACACTTACTTCCTATTCCTGTCGAAATTACTTCCTCTCTATCATTAAGTCTTCCTCTCCATCATTACATTTAATGGAAGAGAATTCTAAAATCCCTAAGGGCCATTTGAACACTTATTTTCTCATAGTCCGTTTAATTTTTGAAAGTGGCTAAGAGCAAGAATCCCATAGGTCTGTAGGTGATTTGCGTGGTAACTAGAGTATACGACGGGCATTCGATAAATAGTGCAATACGGTTCTTTCTCTGCCgatttcggttggaaaaatgcggaatttgttgtgggatatcgatAAATATTCCCGCGTATGACCCTACAGCTTCGTGAAGTTCCCATGGGTGGtggcgctacacgtagccttcagattggcgtctgtgacggaggtaTGTCGTACGCAGAGAGGTGtttacctggcagtgaacaaaagcacggtgagtcgttgtacgAGACTTTGCAGTCAGTTCGCGTAAAGCTGTGCGATCTCACGCGTGTCAGCCGGCCGCACGCGGTTACAATGTTTTAAATCTGTTTCAGCCACCCAAATTTAAGTTACTGCAACCATGTCGAAGGTCCCTTCGTAAGCATAGACAATTTCCATCATTGTCTTTCCCCAGTTCGGATTCATGTTCCATATCTAATGAGCATCATCGACAGCAAATTCTCTTCTTGCATCTCCCAAACACTTCACACGGTACTTACATCAGCAGGAGCGACAGTGGTTGGAACCTCGGTCGTGGTGGTGGCAGCCTCAGTGGTAGTGGTGAAAGTGGCCGGTGGCGGGCCGTACTCGTTCGGCAGGCGGTACAAGTCCGACAGGCGTGACGGTTCTGGTGCCGGGATGAAGAATTGCCTGCCGAACAGGGGCGGGCTAGCGCTCGAGAACGGCGAGAAGGACGCAGGTGCTGAGAAGGCCGGGAGGGACTGCGTCTGGGCGAACGCTTGCGGCTCCTGCTGCGTCTGAGGCTGCGGCTGTTGCCTGGGCTGATCCCTGGGCTTTGGCGGCGCCTGCTGGCGCTGCGCCTGGCGGAAGGGCGCCCCATAGCTGGAAGAGGGCGCCTCCGCTGCTGCCATCGCCGCCAGCGACACCGCCACCACAAACGCGAGGACCTGCAGCAGGTGTTTATGCTCTTTAACACCAGCAGCCACCCATACAAGAAGAACATGCTACCCATTCCAGAGTATTGTCATGGagcttcatatacactactggccattaaaattgataccctacgaagatgacgtgctatagacgcgaaatatatccgacaggaagaagatgctgtgatatgcaaatgattagcttttcagagcattcacacaaggttggcgccggcggcgacacctacaacatgctgacatgaggaaagtttccaaccgatttctcatacacagttggccggcgttgcctggtgaaaaattgttgtgatgcctcgtgtaaggaggagaaatgcgtaccatcacgtttccgactttgataaaggtcgtcttgtagccaatcgcgattgcggtttatcgtatcgcgacactgctgctcgcgttggtcgagatccaatgactgttaccagaatatggaatcggtaggttcaggagggtagtacggaacgccgtgctggatcccaaccgcctcgtatcaccagcagtcgaggtgacaggcatcttatccgcatggctgtaacggatcgggcagccacgcctcgatccctgagccaacagatagggacgtttgaaagacagcaaccatctgcacgagcagtcgacgacgtttgcagcagcatggactatcagctcggagaccatggctgcggttcctcttgacgctgcatcactgacaggactgcctgcgatggtgtactcaacgatgaacctgggtgaaggaatggcaaaacgtcatttttttcagatgaatcctgtTTCTgtctgcagcatcatgatggttgtatccgtgtttggcgacatcccggtgaacgcacattggaagcgtgtattcgtcatccccttactgccgtatcacccagcgtgatggtatgggatgccattggttacacgtctcggtcaccccttgtttgcattgacggcactttgaacagtgtacgttacatttcagatgttttacgacccgtggctctacccttcattcgatccctgcgaaaccctacatttcagcaggataatgcacggacgcatgttataggtcctgtacgggcctttctggatacagaaaatgttcgactgctgccctggccagtagattctccagatctctcaccaactgaaaacgtctggtcaatggtggccgagcaactggctcgtcacaatacgcgagtcatcAGTCTTTAtcaactgttgtatcgtgttgaagctgcatgggcagctgttcctgtacaccccatccaagctctgtttcactcaatgcccaggcgcatcaaggctgttattacagccagaggtggtcgttctgggtactgatttttcaggatctatgcacccaaattgtgtgaaaatgtaatcacatgtcggttctagtataatatatttgtccaatgtatacccgtttatcatctgaatttcttcttggtgtagcaattttaatggccagtagccagCCAAGGGTCACCAAATGGAATTGTATGAAGAATCTGGAATATTCATACATGACACAATATGTGGTGACATATTAGTAAGTGATAAAGTaataatattaacatctttaaaaacTTCTCCAGCATTGAACGTCTATTTCACTGAAAAAATTGTCTTTATCAAATAATCATCTAAAATTTGCCATTATATAAATACAACTAGATATAAAtgcttcatcttcactgtctactACTATCTTAGTAACAGAAACTAGCTTATCTCAGCTTTTAGGGATCTTtgcattaatggaagcaaatgactgtGAAAGTATTAAGTTGTGCTGTACCTGTTACTGTGCCCTGTGTGCCAGACAACAAAATTACAACCAAAATTGAAATTAAATGCCCTAACAAAGTGACTGATCAATCTTATCACATAATGCACACACTGTAACTTATTTATCTGGAACATTACCTCGCTGGCACACAACGCAAGGGAAGCTAATCTAACAtctaattaattacaattaaaagtgaCTGTAAATGAGCGTTACGATGACAGTAAGTTGCCGAAACGTGTGGAGCTGAAAAAAAACAGGTTTAGCGGTTTTCTCCTGCTTTTAGTATGACTTTATTTTCAGTTGTTGACAGGTTTGATATTTACCACTGCGTTCCATCCTAAAGCTCTACCTTTGCTTAGTCTTTGTATATCAATTCTTATGTCAGCTCATACAGTCTGTGTGTATTTCACTATTACAGACGTCTTGCACATATGTCTCGTACATAAATCTCTCCACTGATCACATAACGAAATAGTCTCCAGTACTGTAGCAATTGCTTGTATGACTCATTCCCGTTAAACGGAGGTTGATATTTCTCGACTTAGTTGCCCTACCAGGTAGTATTAATGTAGAGGGAGTTGTCCAAATTTCAGCTAGGTTCTAGTGGCTTTCGTACTGGGAGATGCGCAGCCTAGTGCAAACTGCGTAATAGAGTGCTTCAGGCTACGTCAACTGTTCTGTAAAACCACTACGAAAATTCATTGTAGTATGCGATTGTAGTCAATTTCTACTCCATTTCGAACATTTTAAAACTTTCTCAGGCATGAACtgattattttttcatattttctgtgcTTACAAATTGTTTTCTCTCTAATATCTCGTGTAAAGGGAGATCTTAGCATTTAGAGTGTCTTTACttttaataaataatatatttCGTTGTATGTAACTAAACTACAAGTTACAAAGTGGTAAAGCTGTATATTCGGGCTCCTATATGTGACCTAAATTCGCACCATATGTAAATTTTGGACCAATTTTTCAGTACAGCTACactgttttctttttaaaatacCGACGACAAGGTCAATATATATCCCAGCAGGAAAAGAACAATAGAACTAAACAAATTCGTGCGGTCAGAAATAAAACAACGGTGATTGCCATCCACTTAGGATAGTCCTCTGCTGTGAGCATTTGACATGTCAGCCCCTTTAATTATTGACCTCACCCGAACACATTCCATCGACTGTTATTCCTTACGAGGTAAGACATTGCTCCTGCTGGTACGGCGAAGAACAATGCAACAACAGACGTAAAGCAGTAGGATCTGTTCTGATCACTGGAACGCCttagaaaacaaagttgtaaaaggATTCTGATCAATAAATCCCACCAAATGAAACTGTGAAAAATAAACTGAGGTTTGAAAAAGAGTGCGAAACCTCGTCCAAAAAACTAAAGGttgagaaaaataaaagaaaacttacaaATGGATATGGGCGGAAAAAGAAAGAAGATAATTCAAATGAGTCACAGACAGATGACCAGCTACGTCATTCCCTCATTGACAAAAGAAGACAAACACCGATGACGCAAAATGCATTTTTTGTGAATGAAACTTTTATGATGAAATGTGTTACGTGCATCACGTGTAAAATGTGGGACCCCCAACAAATATGCAGGAGCTCATAGAAACATTTATATTTGTGACTTTTATCAATTAAATAGAACGTTTTATATTATGTGGCCACATTTTCTGTTCAAAAACGTGATTTGTTTTGCGAAGACATTaccaaatttttataaaattttattctataAATAATATGTTCCTCATTTATTTTATTGAGCTTTTTTCAATGATATCTCCATATTTTTAGGACTACCCGTAATTGAGGCCACACCTCTAAGTTTTATCAACGTTGCCAATATTTCTTTGAGTCCCAAAGTGACAAGAAAATAGTGGGCGTATGTTACATTTCACCGTAATGGTTTAAAGGATGGCACTTCAAATTGTTGTCCATCTCAATACTCTTTATGTATTTCCAACAAAACGTGAGCTATGTATTGAAAACAAAATGATAGCTCAAATTTAGACCACCTCCTCCTCACATCTACGTGTTACATTCCGCAAGCCGTCACAGATGCATGGCGGAGGGTCCGTTATCACTGCTCTTCATTGTGTCTCTTGTTCCACTAGGAAACAGATTGACTGGAAAAAGACAATGTATATGCTTCTCTACATGGCCTCATGTCTCTTATTTTCTCTTAACAAACCTTACGTGCGATTTATATTGGTGGAAGTAAGAACGTTATGAAGTCTCTTCCAAATGCCTGTCCTACAAACTTTCCCAACATTATTTCGTGGAAAGAACGTCGGCCTCCACGGATTCTCATTTGGATTCGCAAAGCGTCTCCATAATACTTGAGTTGTGGTGGAGCCAGTCTTGgtggaacctaccagtaacaaaactatcagtgcgtctctgaattgcttcgatgtcttattTTCGCTACAAGAGatgtgttgtgcatcacagagtaATTCTCTTAAAGTATAGGGAAAAAATTCATATTAATTGCTCCTGTACATATATTACAAAATAGTCAtgaagagaaaatctgaaaaatttgGGAGCATGCCGAGTGTTGTCAAAAGTGGTCTCTTCTGTACATCATCCGCAAAGGGCTGTGCAACAAGTAAAATAAACGTGAAGGCAGGTTCCGTAGAATAGATTAAAATCCAAATCTACGTCTATATACAGATGACCGATAATTCGAGGGTTTTAGATCTGGCTACTACTATTTTGTGACGCTCAACAGTCAATTTCGTGGTTGACGGGGTATATATGTCCCACTAATGTAATAAGTTAGCATGCAGAGAGATGCTTTCAAGACTTGGAAGAAAACATACTACGGGCTATGGTGTTGATATGTAGAAGACTGTGGGGATCAAAAGCGACGGCGTGTGTTCGTAGGTGGCACAGCGAGTCTATTCCACGAAAACCACATAAAATCACCAACTTCACCATTCCAACGATGTCTGAAGTAACTAATTATGGTTTCTTGTACATCATAGACACTGCCTTGACACATTACTACATACCACAGTAATTTTGCTGGTTTGTACGTAATTTATGTGTAGTGGGACGAATATGCCCCATAAAACTTCACAGAAATAGAAAACACTGGTGTGTAGTACGTCAATGCTATCTTCAAAACTTAAATTGAAAATTGTTCTCTGATACTTCATGTATTTCTTTGTcaggagaataaatgtgttttggtactTATACGTTATACTTTTTTCTGAAAATGCCCATCCTGATGAAATCATTCTATGATTAGCAATTTAGCTCTGGAAATCCCAGGTTCATACGAAAACATGGATACAATTAGGTTCCTGggacatgtgtgtcccacttcaCTGACTTTCGAAGTTGGTCAGTTCACAAATTTTTCGTAGTGCAAGCGTGTTATTTATCACAAAGGAAGACAGCTTTTGATCTTTTACTTTTCtaataaaagcaaaataatttttatgCATGAAAGGATGAAGAGAGCTACGTGCAGCTGTTGCCTTGTAGGAAGACCGATGATGATATGAGAAGCAAATTATACGTCTCGAAATAATTCAGAATAAAGAGGACGTACCCCAGAAGGAAAAACTATTTCAAATTCATGGTGTGACATTTCATCTCACCGTTCCTTTTCTCCTATAAAGGCATCAAACTGACGGTGTAGTCCTTCCACTGCTTGTTCTATT
This window contains:
- the LOC124756664 gene encoding tyrosine-protein phosphatase non-receptor type 23-like; translated protein: MAIRHHTRQAFRGASSTTTDMKVLAFVVAVSLAAMAAAEAPSSSYGAPFRQAQRQQAPPKPRDQPRQQPQPQTQQEPQAFAQTQSLPAFSAPASFSPFSSASPPLFGRQFFIPAPEPSRLSDLYRLPNEYGPPPATFTTTTEAATTTTEVPTTVAPADFGFAGGRNGALREAEESGVYYVLQPDGRLQRIAYAHGPAPTAAAPQQQQRAASSELSALQQPALTPGYLARFHYQDLHPAGAPIYTYAKPELVRVN